A region of Egicoccus sp. AB-alg6-2 DNA encodes the following proteins:
- a CDS encoding DMT family transporter, protein MHAPARANAAFAPADTALLLTLGGMWGLSFLFIELALRGLGPIWIVAGRTLVGAVVLATVLFVRRQQLPRSVRLWGHLTVLGVISNAVPWAAVAMAQREIPSGLAALLMALVPSSTFVVAAALRMEKVTAARVVGLALALVGVGIIVGPDLGDRGRVLAIAAVVGATLLYAGGAVYAKRYVSGAAAPLVVATGQVASAFVAALAMALLFDGLPTRAALRLDVLGAILALGVLGTGLAYLVFYMLIARVGATNTTLVTYLIPLVAVAAGVGFLGERFGPTEILGGTAIGIGIWLAQRERTEPVDKLAELKT, encoded by the coding sequence GTGCATGCTCCCGCTCGCGCGAATGCCGCGTTCGCGCCGGCCGACACCGCCCTGCTGCTCACGCTGGGTGGCATGTGGGGCCTGTCGTTTCTGTTCATCGAACTCGCGCTGCGGGGGTTGGGGCCGATCTGGATCGTCGCCGGCCGCACCCTCGTCGGCGCGGTCGTGCTCGCCACCGTCCTGTTCGTGCGACGCCAGCAACTGCCACGCTCGGTGCGGCTGTGGGGGCACCTCACGGTGCTCGGTGTCATCTCCAACGCCGTGCCGTGGGCGGCGGTGGCGATGGCACAGCGTGAGATTCCGTCCGGGCTGGCGGCGCTGTTGATGGCGCTGGTGCCCTCCAGCACGTTCGTGGTCGCGGCGGCCCTGCGCATGGAGAAGGTGACCGCCGCCCGGGTGGTGGGGCTGGCCCTCGCGCTGGTGGGGGTCGGGATCATCGTCGGACCCGACCTCGGCGACCGCGGTCGGGTCCTGGCGATCGCGGCCGTGGTGGGCGCCACGTTGCTCTACGCCGGCGGCGCGGTGTACGCCAAGCGGTACGTGTCGGGCGCGGCGGCGCCGCTGGTGGTGGCGACCGGGCAGGTGGCGAGTGCCTTCGTCGCCGCGCTGGCGATGGCACTGCTCTTCGACGGACTGCCGACCCGTGCCGCCCTCCGGCTCGACGTGCTCGGCGCGATCCTGGCCCTCGGCGTGCTCGGCACGGGGCTGGCCTACCTGGTGTTCTACATGCTCATCGCGCGGGTTGGTGCCACCAACACGACGCTGGTGACCTACCTGATCCCGCTCGTGGCGGTCGCCGCCGGGGTCGGGTTCCTCGGGGAGCGCTTCGGCCCCACCGAGATCCTGGGCGGGACGGCCATCGGGATCGGCATCTGGCTGGCACAGCGCGAGCGCACCGAACCGGTGGACAAGCTCGCCGAGCTCAAGACCTAG
- a CDS encoding alpha/beta fold hydrolase, whose protein sequence is MADPDAPPAWFDAALAAPPEQHHLEVDGARIAFLTWGTPGDPVLVLVHGGAAHARWWSHLGPLLGEDHRVVAIDLSGHGDSDHRDRYRAEQWAREVVAVAARERHGGGPPVVVGHSMGGFVTIVAAARHGAELEGAIVLDAPVQRPDPESEEGRRRGPNMFRQPKAYPDLASGMEHFHLVPPQPTNHPWLVREVARHSLRRWDDGSWRWKFDPRVFVERTGPSRPSDYAADLARAACRLAIVSGARSAIVDDDVIADMRALVAGSPAAAAGVPFVKVPEAHHHLLLDQPLATVTALRAILAAWRPVGAPPVTVGTSQLA, encoded by the coding sequence GTGGCCGACCCCGACGCGCCGCCCGCCTGGTTCGACGCCGCCTTGGCGGCTCCGCCGGAGCAGCACCACCTCGAGGTCGACGGCGCCCGCATCGCCTTCCTGACCTGGGGGACACCCGGCGACCCGGTGCTGGTCCTCGTCCACGGCGGAGCCGCGCATGCGCGGTGGTGGAGCCACCTCGGCCCGTTGCTCGGCGAGGATCACCGGGTGGTCGCGATCGACCTGTCGGGCCACGGTGACAGCGACCACCGTGACCGCTACCGCGCCGAGCAGTGGGCTCGTGAGGTGGTGGCCGTCGCCGCGCGCGAACGCCACGGCGGCGGACCGCCGGTCGTCGTCGGCCACTCGATGGGTGGTTTCGTCACCATCGTCGCGGCCGCCCGGCACGGCGCCGAGCTCGAGGGTGCGATCGTGCTCGACGCACCCGTGCAGCGCCCGGACCCCGAGTCGGAGGAGGGGCGACGGCGCGGCCCGAACATGTTCCGCCAACCGAAGGCCTATCCCGATCTCGCCAGCGGCATGGAGCACTTCCACCTCGTGCCGCCCCAGCCGACCAATCACCCGTGGCTGGTTCGGGAGGTGGCGCGCCACAGCCTGCGTCGTTGGGACGACGGGAGTTGGCGCTGGAAGTTCGACCCGCGCGTCTTCGTCGAGCGGACCGGTCCGAGCCGTCCCAGCGACTACGCCGCCGACCTCGCCCGTGCGGCGTGCCGGCTCGCGATCGTCTCCGGAGCCCGGTCGGCGATCGTGGACGACGACGTCATCGCCGACATGCGTGCCCTCGTCGCCGGCTCGCCCGCCGCGGCGGCCGGGGTGCCGTTCGTCAAGGTGCCCGAGGCCCACCACCACCTGCTGCTCGACCAGCCGCTCGCGACGGTCACGGCGCTGCGCGCCATCCTCGCCGCATGGCGCCCCGTCGGCGCCCCGCCAGTCACGGTCGGGACGTCACAGCTTGCGTAG
- the coaA gene encoding type I pantothenate kinase translates to MRAGAGAGPRPASPADATPWVTLPRRDWAALRSATPLTLSEADLVQLRGINERVSLDEVADVYLPLSRLLNLYVAATQDLHRATDTFLGSLAAKVPFVIGIAGSVAVGKSTTSRILQALLSRWPDHPEVALVTTDGFLWPNAELERRGLMDRKGFPESYDVASLVRFVARVKSGEPEVAAPVYSHLTYDIVDDEKVLVRQPDVLIVEGLNVLQTGTSADERRVFVSDFFDFSIYVDAEEEDIARWYIERFRTLRSTAFRDPRSYFRRYADLTDEEADATARDIWDRINGVNLRENVLPTRSRADLVLQKALDHGVHTVHLRKL, encoded by the coding sequence CTGCGCGCCGGCGCCGGTGCCGGCCCCCGTCCGGCGTCGCCGGCAGACGCCACCCCCTGGGTGACGCTGCCCCGCAGGGACTGGGCGGCACTGCGCTCAGCCACACCCCTGACGCTGTCCGAGGCCGACCTGGTCCAGCTTCGCGGCATCAACGAACGCGTGTCGCTCGACGAGGTCGCCGACGTCTACCTGCCCCTCTCGCGCCTGCTCAACCTCTACGTGGCCGCGACCCAGGACCTGCACCGGGCCACCGACACCTTCCTCGGCTCGCTGGCGGCCAAGGTGCCGTTCGTCATCGGCATCGCCGGTTCGGTCGCGGTCGGCAAGTCCACCACCTCCCGCATCCTGCAGGCGCTGCTGTCGCGCTGGCCCGACCATCCCGAGGTGGCGCTGGTCACCACCGACGGGTTCCTGTGGCCCAACGCCGAGCTCGAACGTCGCGGCCTGATGGACCGCAAGGGGTTCCCGGAGTCCTACGACGTCGCCAGCCTGGTCCGCTTCGTGGCGCGCGTGAAGTCGGGCGAGCCGGAGGTCGCCGCTCCGGTCTACAGCCACCTGACCTACGACATCGTCGACGACGAGAAGGTGCTGGTCCGTCAACCCGACGTCCTCATCGTCGAGGGCCTCAATGTGCTGCAGACCGGTACCTCCGCGGACGAGCGGCGCGTGTTCGTCTCCGACTTCTTCGACTTCTCCATCTACGTGGACGCCGAGGAGGAGGACATCGCCCGCTGGTACATCGAGCGGTTCCGCACGCTGCGCAGCACGGCGTTCCGCGACCCGCGCTCGTACTTCCGGCGCTACGCCGACCTCACCGACGAGGAGGCGGACGCGACCGCCCGCGACATCTGGGACCGCATCAACGGGGTCAACCTGCGCGAGAACGTGCTGCCGACCCGCAGCCGCGCCGACCTGGTGCTGCAGAAGGCGCTCGACCACGGGGTCCACACGGTGCACCTACGCAAGCTGTGA
- a CDS encoding HD family phosphohydrolase — MSTNGAVRSLLWHRVAAVLLAVVVVPLIVAVGAVADEQPIREGEPAPRTVFADRQIRVVDGPATEQARNTAAQSVDPVQVFDPTAQATIVGQTRQIFAAVRDVREPVVSEDESVPPRTLTRQQQMAELQERDLGLDDEVLDALLTVPSGQLSAIEQATVAIAQGFARQPVPEDEVEQLLSDQLPVELAVQSLPEDADSTIVEPVIRLVMRPTVTVDPDATEARRNRAAEETDEVSRSWRAGEAVVREGAVVDTMQMEAIEELGLSGSSPSRALLRAFAAMTMVAIVAAVYLQRMQPRVWVSGKKLLLLGLLVTAYAALVVGAAALTGATSNGWSYVVPSGALAMLTALLIHPVVGIATMLPASVLVLLVAPSAAPVALFAAAAALFSVPLTTRITSRSDLRSATLRAGVSYPVLAAVLVLVFGPRDQLVTAVLAGALNGFVTAIAVQGAMPFLENLFRLPTVTALLDLADRNHPLLRELEAKALGSYNHSVMVASLCERACRAIGAQPLLGSVAALYHDIGKVRQPHFFIENQQGIANPHDDLEPEVSAVIIQNHVVDGVEMATEYRLPPEVVACIGSHHGTMLVTYFYEQAVKAADGDHDAVDEDHFRYKGHKPRSKEAAVLLLADCCEAATRAMAMSRGTLPRDEIESTVDKLLQERVDDGQFQDCDLTFRELMTARDTIIESLVGIYHPRIAYPSKRQAPGGELPSSSSSPGQGDEDDEGEGALDGVLAESEPRVEHTR; from the coding sequence GTGAGCACCAACGGCGCCGTTCGCTCGCTGCTGTGGCACCGCGTCGCGGCGGTGCTGCTCGCCGTGGTGGTCGTGCCGCTGATCGTGGCCGTGGGCGCCGTCGCCGACGAACAGCCGATCCGCGAGGGTGAACCGGCGCCGCGCACGGTGTTCGCCGACCGCCAGATCCGCGTGGTCGACGGACCCGCGACCGAACAGGCCCGCAACACCGCCGCCCAGTCGGTCGATCCGGTGCAGGTGTTCGATCCGACCGCGCAGGCCACGATCGTGGGGCAGACGCGCCAGATCTTCGCGGCGGTCCGCGACGTGCGCGAGCCGGTGGTCAGCGAGGACGAGAGCGTCCCGCCGCGGACGTTGACCCGCCAGCAGCAGATGGCCGAGCTCCAGGAACGCGACCTCGGCCTGGACGACGAGGTGCTCGATGCCCTGCTGACGGTGCCGTCCGGCCAGCTGTCGGCGATCGAGCAGGCGACCGTGGCGATCGCGCAGGGGTTCGCGCGCCAGCCGGTGCCCGAGGACGAGGTCGAACAGCTGTTGAGCGACCAGTTGCCGGTCGAGCTCGCGGTGCAGTCCCTGCCCGAGGACGCCGACAGCACCATCGTCGAGCCGGTCATCCGCCTCGTCATGCGGCCCACCGTCACGGTCGACCCCGACGCCACCGAGGCCCGACGCAACCGTGCCGCGGAGGAGACCGACGAGGTGTCGCGGTCGTGGCGGGCCGGCGAGGCGGTCGTGCGCGAGGGCGCCGTCGTCGACACCATGCAGATGGAGGCGATCGAGGAGCTGGGGCTGTCCGGCTCGTCCCCGTCGCGTGCCCTGCTGCGCGCCTTCGCCGCCATGACCATGGTGGCGATCGTCGCCGCGGTCTACCTGCAGCGGATGCAGCCGCGCGTGTGGGTCAGCGGCAAGAAGCTGCTGCTGCTGGGGCTGCTGGTGACCGCCTACGCCGCCCTGGTCGTCGGTGCGGCGGCGCTGACCGGCGCCACCTCGAACGGTTGGTCCTACGTGGTGCCGTCCGGTGCCCTGGCGATGCTGACCGCGCTGCTGATCCACCCGGTGGTCGGCATCGCGACGATGTTGCCCGCCTCGGTGCTCGTGCTCCTGGTCGCGCCGTCGGCTGCCCCGGTGGCACTGTTCGCCGCCGCAGCAGCGCTGTTCAGCGTGCCGCTCACGACCCGCATCACGTCGCGTTCCGACCTGCGGTCGGCGACGCTGCGGGCCGGCGTCAGCTATCCCGTCCTGGCGGCCGTGCTGGTGCTCGTCTTCGGGCCGCGGGACCAGCTCGTGACCGCCGTGCTCGCCGGCGCGCTCAACGGCTTCGTCACCGCGATCGCGGTCCAGGGCGCGATGCCGTTCCTCGAGAACCTGTTCCGGTTGCCGACCGTCACGGCGCTGCTCGACCTCGCCGACCGCAACCACCCCCTGCTGCGCGAGCTCGAGGCGAAGGCACTCGGCTCGTACAACCACTCCGTCATGGTCGCGTCGCTGTGCGAACGTGCGTGCCGGGCGATCGGAGCCCAGCCGCTGCTCGGCAGCGTCGCGGCGCTCTATCACGACATCGGCAAGGTGCGTCAGCCCCACTTCTTCATCGAGAACCAGCAGGGCATCGCCAACCCGCACGACGACCTCGAACCCGAGGTGTCGGCCGTCATCATCCAGAACCACGTCGTCGACGGGGTCGAGATGGCGACCGAGTACCGCCTGCCCCCCGAGGTCGTGGCGTGCATCGGCAGCCACCACGGCACCATGCTGGTGACCTACTTCTACGAGCAGGCGGTCAAGGCCGCCGACGGCGACCACGACGCGGTCGACGAGGACCACTTCCGCTACAAGGGCCACAAGCCGCGCAGCAAGGAAGCGGCGGTGCTGCTGCTGGCCGACTGCTGCGAGGCGGCCACGCGGGCGATGGCGATGTCGCGCGGGACGCTGCCGCGGGACGAGATCGAGTCGACCGTCGACAAGTTGCTGCAGGAACGGGTCGACGACGGCCAGTTCCAGGACTGCGACCTGACCTTCCGCGAGCTGATGACCGCCCGTGACACCATCATCGAGTCGCTGGTGGGCATCTACCACCCGCGCATCGCCTACCCGAGCAAGCGACAGGCGCCGGGCGGGGAGCTGCCCTCGTCCTCGTCCTCGCCCGGCCAAGGCGACGAGGACGACGAGGGCGAAGGGGCGTTAGACGGGGTCCTCGCCGAGAGCGAACCCCGCGTCGAGCACACGCGGTGA
- a CDS encoding Lrp/AsnC family transcriptional regulator, producing the protein MITAFVLLDVQTDQVPEVAEALCDVDGVVEVYSVTGRYDLIVKVKVARNEDLADVVTGSIGKIAGVANSETVIAFRSYSPRVLDAGFALGEDPV; encoded by the coding sequence GTGATCACCGCATTCGTCCTGCTCGACGTCCAGACCGACCAGGTACCCGAGGTCGCCGAGGCGCTGTGCGATGTCGACGGGGTCGTCGAGGTCTACTCCGTCACCGGTCGCTACGACCTGATCGTGAAGGTCAAGGTCGCCCGCAACGAGGACCTCGCGGACGTGGTCACCGGCAGCATCGGCAAGATCGCCGGCGTCGCGAACTCGGAGACGGTCATCGCCTTCCGCAGCTATTCACCGCGTGTGCTCGACGCGGGGTTCGCTCTCGGCGAGGACCCCGTCTAA
- a CDS encoding MGMT family protein — MSSKDATDFRGAVVAVLQRLTVGEVVSYGEVAAEAGRPGAARAVGTLLRTSSEPLPWWRVVTASGRLVPGHEEEHARRLHAEGVATRDGRVVAVGGRKRAGAAAARRSQT; from the coding sequence ATGAGCTCGAAGGACGCCACCGACTTCCGCGGCGCGGTCGTCGCGGTGTTGCAGCGGCTGACGGTCGGTGAGGTCGTCAGCTACGGCGAGGTCGCCGCCGAGGCGGGCCGGCCGGGCGCGGCCCGTGCGGTCGGGACGCTGCTGCGCACCAGCTCCGAGCCCCTGCCGTGGTGGCGGGTCGTGACCGCGAGCGGCCGGCTCGTGCCGGGCCACGAGGAGGAACACGCGCGACGCCTGCACGCCGAGGGGGTCGCCACCCGCGACGGCCGCGTCGTCGCCGTCGGCGGGCGGAAGCGCGCCGGCGCAGCAGCCGCGCGCAGAAGCCAGACGTGA
- a CDS encoding RNA polymerase sigma factor RpoD/SigA produces the protein MNPTELPTAEVAVEELLERSSERGYVLLSELQELHVPELHGDHWLDDVVAEIRGQGTQVVDDVADDAPEEVAEYTGAMTTDLVRQYLNDAGRHALLTKEDEADLAKRYQAGLAADEILAAKPKLSRAKKLRMQQISRDGERAKERMVQANLRLVVPQARKFSGRDLDFIELIQEGNLGLLRAVEKFDHTKGYKFSTYAVWWIRQALQRGVASKGRTIRVPAHVWELYGKLRSAELRLRQQKGGDPTEAEIAEEVGLTAQRVREVREAMQELVSLDRPIGEDGDATMGDLIPDAAGVDPAETALEGDALSQIEAALGALDDRERIILVLRFGLHGEEPQTLEEIGAHFGLTRERIRQMQNRALAKLRHPSRAHNLSGLLDVLDRAA, from the coding sequence GTGAACCCGACCGAACTGCCCACCGCCGAAGTCGCGGTCGAAGAACTGCTCGAACGCTCGTCCGAGCGTGGCTACGTGCTGCTGTCCGAACTGCAGGAACTGCACGTGCCCGAACTGCACGGTGACCACTGGCTCGACGACGTCGTGGCCGAGATCCGCGGCCAGGGCACCCAGGTCGTCGACGACGTCGCCGACGACGCCCCCGAAGAGGTCGCCGAGTACACCGGCGCCATGACCACCGACCTGGTGCGTCAGTACCTCAACGACGCCGGCCGTCACGCCCTGCTGACCAAGGAGGACGAGGCGGACCTGGCGAAGCGCTACCAGGCCGGCCTGGCCGCCGACGAGATCCTTGCCGCCAAGCCGAAGCTCAGCCGCGCGAAGAAGCTGCGGATGCAGCAGATCAGCCGGGACGGGGAGCGCGCCAAGGAGCGGATGGTCCAGGCGAACCTGCGCCTGGTCGTCCCGCAGGCCCGCAAGTTCTCGGGCCGCGACCTCGACTTCATCGAGCTGATCCAGGAGGGCAACCTCGGCCTGCTCCGTGCGGTCGAGAAGTTCGATCACACCAAGGGCTACAAGTTCTCGACCTACGCGGTGTGGTGGATCCGGCAGGCGCTGCAGCGCGGCGTGGCCTCCAAGGGCCGCACCATCCGCGTCCCCGCCCACGTGTGGGAGCTGTACGGGAAGTTGCGGTCGGCCGAACTGCGCCTGCGCCAGCAGAAGGGCGGCGACCCCACCGAGGCCGAGATCGCCGAGGAGGTCGGCCTGACCGCCCAGCGTGTCCGCGAGGTGCGCGAGGCGATGCAGGAACTGGTCAGCCTCGACCGGCCCATCGGCGAGGACGGCGACGCGACCATGGGGGACCTCATCCCCGATGCCGCGGGTGTCGACCCGGCCGAGACCGCCCTCGAAGGCGACGCCCTGTCGCAGATCGAAGCGGCGCTCGGTGCCCTCGACGACCGTGAGCGGATCATCCTGGTGCTGCGGTTCGGCCTGCACGGCGAAGAGCCGCAGACGCTCGAGGAGATCGGCGCCCACTTCGGCCTGACCCGCGAGCGCATCCGCCAGATGCAGAACCGCGCTCTGGCCAAGTTGCGGCACCCCTCGCGCGCCCACAACCTGTCCGGCCTGCTCGACGTGCTCGACCGCGCCGCCTGA
- a CDS encoding YibE/F family protein: MLEDRTHRWLLGIVGLLLVATLAGLVLLWPGARDTEDGLPLDDRYTAVLHEVQTIAADADPVLGISGDEVVLEAELLEGPDAGTRVTIRAAADGYPEFRVGDRVELQAANVGDGTQDYFVADFQRLPALGLLVGLFVLAVLAIGRWHGLRSLLGLGLSLLIVVRFVVPAILAGSSPFLVALVGSIAVMIVTLYLAHGVNPMTTAAIVGTSAALVLTVVLGVLFIEHGRITGFASEEAGLVRFAVEGIDLRGLVLAGLIIAALGVLDDVTVSQASTVFALHDTDRTLPWGTLFARAMKVGRDHIASVVNTLFLAYAGASLTLLVLFSVGPVPVLELVNSEILAVEIVKTVVGSLGLIAAVPITTALAATVAVRRDAHAAPLSTGHGHDHGSGAAGRGMRERSEHVPPRDEARSEDERAHDAWMRYLREGPAAGEPDGR, encoded by the coding sequence ATGCTCGAGGACCGCACCCATCGCTGGCTGCTCGGCATCGTCGGGTTGTTGCTGGTCGCCACCCTCGCCGGGCTGGTGCTGCTGTGGCCGGGGGCCCGCGACACCGAGGACGGCCTTCCGCTCGACGACCGCTACACGGCCGTGCTGCACGAGGTGCAGACGATCGCCGCCGACGCCGATCCGGTGCTCGGCATCTCCGGTGACGAGGTCGTCCTCGAGGCGGAACTCCTCGAGGGCCCCGACGCCGGGACGCGCGTGACGATCCGGGCCGCCGCGGACGGCTACCCCGAGTTCCGGGTCGGTGACCGGGTCGAGTTGCAGGCGGCCAACGTCGGCGACGGGACCCAGGACTACTTCGTCGCCGACTTCCAGCGGTTGCCGGCGCTCGGGCTGCTGGTCGGGCTGTTCGTGCTGGCCGTGCTGGCGATCGGGCGCTGGCACGGCCTGCGCTCGTTGCTCGGACTCGGCCTGAGCCTGCTCATCGTCGTGCGCTTCGTGGTGCCGGCGATCCTGGCCGGATCGAGCCCCTTCCTGGTCGCCCTCGTCGGCTCGATCGCGGTCATGATCGTCACGCTCTACCTCGCCCACGGCGTCAATCCGATGACGACGGCCGCGATCGTCGGCACCTCCGCGGCCCTGGTGCTCACCGTCGTCCTGGGCGTGCTGTTCATCGAACACGGGCGCATCACCGGGTTCGCCTCCGAGGAGGCCGGCCTGGTGCGGTTCGCGGTCGAGGGGATCGACCTGCGCGGACTCGTGCTCGCCGGTCTGATCATCGCGGCGCTCGGCGTGCTCGACGACGTCACGGTCAGCCAGGCGTCGACCGTGTTCGCCCTCCACGACACCGATCGCACCCTGCCATGGGGCACGCTGTTCGCCCGCGCGATGAAGGTCGGCCGTGACCACATCGCCTCGGTGGTCAACACCCTCTTCCTGGCGTACGCCGGCGCCTCGCTGACGCTGCTGGTGCTGTTCTCCGTCGGACCGGTCCCGGTGCTGGAGTTGGTCAACTCCGAGATCCTGGCCGTCGAGATCGTCAAGACCGTAGTGGGCTCGCTCGGCCTGATCGCGGCGGTGCCGATCACGACGGCCCTGGCGGCGACGGTGGCGGTCCGCCGCGATGCCCACGCGGCCCCGTTGTCCACCGGCCATGGTCACGACCACGGTTCCGGTGCCGCGGGGCGGGGCATGCGCGAACGAAGCGAGCACGTCCCGCCGCGTGACGAGGCCCGTTCCGAGGACGAGCGTGCCCACGACGCCTGGATGCGCTACCTGCGGGAGGGCCCCGCCGCCGGCGAGCCCGACGGACGCTAG
- a CDS encoding bile acid:sodium symporter family protein, with protein MPALGFAIAALLQLPPAMAVGLVVVAACPGGTSSNLVTFLARGNVALSIVLTVVASVVTIVSLPLWTNLALSWQPANADVSVSVPLGRTIGLLLGIVLVPVVLGMAVRRRAPQRAARLERSVSAFGALVLVVLIVGIAISLRDEFFDLLAQAGPAALLLNLAGLGVGWAVARTAALTTADRLTMAVELGIKNSTLGILIAVTVIGSEQMAVPSAVYGLLMYLSAAALVVGGRRAAGMRVDPAPAP; from the coding sequence ATGCCGGCCCTGGGTTTCGCGATCGCCGCCCTGTTGCAGCTGCCGCCGGCGATGGCGGTCGGCCTGGTCGTCGTGGCCGCCTGCCCGGGCGGCACGAGCTCCAACCTCGTGACCTTCCTGGCACGCGGCAACGTCGCCCTCTCGATCGTCCTCACCGTCGTCGCCAGCGTGGTGACGATCGTGAGCCTGCCGCTGTGGACCAACCTGGCGCTGTCCTGGCAGCCGGCCAATGCCGACGTCAGCGTCAGCGTGCCGCTCGGCCGCACGATCGGACTGCTGCTGGGCATCGTGCTCGTGCCGGTGGTGCTCGGCATGGCCGTCCGCCGCCGCGCACCGCAGCGCGCGGCTCGACTGGAACGCAGCGTGTCGGCCTTCGGGGCGCTGGTCCTGGTCGTACTCATCGTCGGGATCGCGATCTCGCTGCGCGACGAGTTCTTCGACCTGCTGGCGCAGGCCGGCCCCGCCGCCCTGTTGCTCAACCTGGCCGGCCTCGGCGTGGGATGGGCCGTGGCCCGCACGGCCGCGCTGACCACTGCTGATCGGCTCACGATGGCGGTCGAGCTCGGGATCAAGAACTCCACGCTCGGCATCCTGATCGCCGTGACGGTCATCGGATCCGAGCAGATGGCCGTGCCGTCGGCCGTCTACGGACTGCTGATGTACCTGTCCGCCGCCGCCCTCGTGGTCGGCGGACGCCGAGCGGCGGGCATGCGGGTCGATCCCGCCCCCGCTCCCTGA
- a CDS encoding acyltransferase translates to MATAVLAAPATTTTGDRDRVVDLVRAVSLLVVAFGHWLLAGVWMDSAGGVQVDHLLAAAPWTRWVTWAAQVIGLFMLAGAYANATSWRNHTARGGGYGGWLTGRFLRLLGPTLPFVAFWVPTAWVLGRAGLVEPAVLRQATQVVAVPVWFLAVYVLLVAATPALLAWHDRAGVRVLAAIVAAAVVVEVVSRGLGVEVVGWLQFPLVWGAVHQFGFFWQDGRLRAAGRRTWVALAVVGFGGLLLVTSVLDLYPVSMVGVPGEVRSNNTPPSLAIVLLACAHLGVLMLAHARLTSWLARPTVWRATGRLGAMSMSVYLWHLSVMVAVLGAAVVLPGGARLLSAPANSPTWWATRPGWLLTYTVVTLLVVRLVLPVERATVAAVARLRGCQVDARRPVLATLLACGAMAAFAGRGFTVVDRPAGIPVEAVVALGAAGSLVAGALRSADRHPH, encoded by the coding sequence GTGGCAACCGCCGTCCTGGCCGCACCGGCCACCACCACGACCGGGGACCGCGACCGGGTCGTCGACCTGGTCCGCGCCGTCAGTCTGCTCGTGGTCGCCTTCGGTCACTGGTTGCTGGCCGGCGTGTGGATGGACAGCGCCGGCGGTGTCCAGGTCGACCACCTGCTGGCGGCCGCACCCTGGACCCGGTGGGTGACCTGGGCCGCGCAGGTCATCGGCCTGTTCATGCTTGCCGGGGCCTACGCCAACGCCACGAGTTGGCGCAACCACACCGCGCGGGGCGGCGGGTACGGGGGCTGGCTGACCGGACGGTTCCTCCGCCTGCTCGGGCCGACCCTGCCCTTCGTCGCCTTCTGGGTGCCCACCGCCTGGGTGTTGGGGCGGGCCGGCCTCGTCGAACCGGCCGTCCTGCGCCAGGCGACCCAGGTCGTCGCCGTCCCCGTCTGGTTCCTCGCGGTGTACGTCCTGCTCGTCGCCGCCACCCCGGCCCTGCTCGCGTGGCATGACCGGGCTGGCGTGCGGGTGCTGGCGGCCATCGTCGCGGCTGCCGTCGTCGTGGAGGTCGTCTCTCGCGGATTGGGCGTCGAGGTTGTCGGCTGGCTGCAGTTCCCGCTCGTGTGGGGCGCGGTGCACCAGTTCGGCTTCTTCTGGCAGGACGGCCGCCTGCGTGCTGCGGGTCGGCGCACGTGGGTGGCGCTCGCGGTCGTCGGTTTCGGTGGCCTGCTGCTGGTCACATCGGTGCTCGACCTCTATCCGGTGTCCATGGTCGGCGTGCCGGGCGAGGTGCGCAGCAACAACACCCCGCCCAGCCTGGCGATCGTGCTGTTGGCCTGCGCCCACCTCGGTGTCCTCATGCTGGCCCACGCCCGACTCACCTCCTGGCTCGCCCGGCCGACCGTCTGGCGGGCGACCGGTCGCCTCGGGGCCATGTCGATGTCGGTCTACCTGTGGCACCTCAGCGTGATGGTGGCCGTCCTGGGCGCGGCGGTCGTGCTCCCCGGCGGCGCCCGCCTGCTGTCCGCGCCGGCGAACTCGCCGACCTGGTGGGCGACTCGACCCGGCTGGCTGCTCACCTACACCGTCGTGACCCTCCTCGTCGTCCGGCTGGTGCTCCCGGTCGAACGCGCGACCGTCGCGGCCGTGGCACGCCTCCGCGGGTGCCAGGTCGACGCGCGCCGACCGGTGCTGGCCACCCTGCTGGCCTGCGGCGCGATGGCGGCGTTCGCCGGACGGGGCTTCACCGTCGTCGACCGTCCCGCCGGCATCCCCGTCGAGGCCGTTGTGGCCCTCGGCGCCGCCGGATCACTGGTGGCGGGGGCGCTTCGATCGGCCGACCGGCACCCGCACTGA